DNA from Acidobacteriota bacterium:
GTGCCCCATCAGGCGGAAGTAGGCGCGCACCAGGTCCTTGAGCGCCCGCAGCCCCGCGTCGTCGGCCAGCAGCTGGGGCGTGAACTTCTGGTTGAGCAGCGTGCCGCCCGTGCGGACGTGGTCGAGCTTGCCGAGCGACTTGATGACCGCCGTCGGGCCCTTGCGGTCGGCGCCCTGGACCGGGGAAACGCCTTCCGAGACGGGCTCGCCGGCCAGCCGGCCGTCGGCCGTGGCCCCGGTCATCCTGCCGAAGTAGATATGGCAGGTCGTGGGCAGGAGGTTGATCCGGTATGTCCCGCCGCGCGGCGTCGGCCGGCCGTCGACGGCCTCGAAATAGGCCTCGAAGACCCGCTTCATCAGGCTGTCGGCGTAGTCGTCGTCGTTGCCGAACTTGGGCGTCCGGTCGAGAACGAGCCGGCGCAGCCCGTCGTGCCCGGCGAAATTGTCCCGGAGCGCGGCCGTGAGCTCGTCCATCGTGAAGCGGCGGTGGTCGTAGACGTTGTAGCGGACGGCGCTGAGGATGTCGGTGATCGAGCCCAGGCCGACGCCCTGGAGGTAGTTCGAGTTGTAGCGGGCCCCGCCGGCGTGGTAGTCCCGGCCGTTCCGGACGCAGTCGTCGACGAGGACCGACAGGAACGGCGCCGGGAGATGCTCGGCGCAGAGCTTCTCGATGACGTTGCTGCCCCGGATCTTGATCTCGACGAAATGGCGGACCTGCCGGCGGTAGGCCTCGAAGAGCTCGTCGAAGGTCTCGAACGAGGCCGGATCGCCCGTCGCCAGCCCGATCCTCTTGCCCGTCCGCGGGTCGACGCCGTCGTTGAGCGTGATCTCGAAGACCTTGGGCAGGTTGAAATAGCCGGTCAGGATGTAGGCTTCCTTGCCGAACGCCCCGGCCTCGACGCAGCCGCTGCAGCCGCCGTCGCGGGCGTCGGCGACGCTCTTGCCCTCGCGGACGAGCTCCTGGACGATGGCGTCCGTGTTGAAAATCGAGGGCTGGCCGAAGCCGGTCCTGACGATCCTGAGGGCCCGCAGCAGGAACGCGTCCGGCCCCTTGGCGCTGATCTGGACCATCGAGCTGGGCTGAAGGATGCGCATCTCCTCGATGACGTCGAGGATGAGGTAGCTGAGATCGTTGACGGCGTCCGTCCCGTCCTGCTTCAGGCCGCCGAGGTTGATCAGGGCGAAATCGGTGTACGTCCCGCTCTCCTCGGCCGTGACCCCGACCTTGGGCGGGGCGGGCTGGTTGTTGAACTTGACCCAGAGGGCCTCGAGGAGCTCCCGGGCGCTCTCGTTCGTCAGCGTGCCGTCGGCCAGGCCCTTCTCGTAGAACGGCCAGAGGTGCTGATCGAGACGGCCGGGGTTGAACGAGTCCCAGGTGTTGTACTCGGTGATGACGCCCAGGTGGACGAACCAGTACGTCTGGAGAGCTTCCCAGAAATCGCGCGGCGCCTCGGCCGGGACGCGGCCGCAGATCTCGGCGATGCGCTCGAGCTCGCCCCGGCGGACGCCGTCCCGTTCCAGCTTCGCCAGCTCGCGGGCCTTGTCCGCGTGGCGCCGGGCGAAGGCGATCAGGGCGTCGCAGGTCACGGCCATGGCCCTGAGCTCCTCCTGCTTGTCGTAGGCGTCCGGGTCGTTGAGGAAATCGAGCCCGGCCAGGGCGGAGGCGATGTCCTCCTTGAAGTCGTTCATGCCCTTCCGGAAAATCTTGCCGTCGCCGGCGGTGTGCCCGGGGGCCCGCTGCTCCATGAACTCGGTGAAGATCCCGGCCTCGTAGGCCGCGATCCATTCGGGCGTCATGGCCGCGAAGATGCGCTCGCGCTGGGACCGGCCCTTCCAGAACGGGATGATCTCGTCGGCGTAGACCCGGCGGGTCTCCTCGTCGGAGGCGAAGGCGGTCTTCTTCCGGTCGTTCAGGGTGACGAGGTCCTGGAGGGAGTGGATGCAGACCTCGGGATAGGTCGGGGTCGCCTTGGGGGCCGGGCCCCGCTCCCCGACGATGAGCTCGCCGTCATTGAAGACGATGGCCTTGTTTTCCAGGATGTGCTTGAAGGCCAGGGCGTGCCGCAGCGGCGCCGACAGGCCGCGCGTCTCCGGCCGTTTGTAGAATTCGGTCAGCAGCCGGGCCCGCTCGGCGCTGACCGTCGGCTTGGCCTCGAGCGTCTGCTGCCTGAGCTTCTGGATGCGTTCGTTCATGGCTATCCTCCGCGCCGGACATCGAAGCCCGCCCCGCGGAACGCGGCCTCGATCGCGGCCAGGCGTTCTTCGGACGGGGCCTCGAATTTCCGGAAATGGGATGCCTGGCCGATGCGGCCGGCCTTGTCGAGGCCGCCGGCATGGTAAGGCAGGAGAGCGATCCGCCGGATCGTTCCGAGCGACCGGACCAGGTCGATCGTCCGGCGGATATTGTCCTCGCCGTCGTTGACGCCGGCGATGAGCGGGATGCGGATCCAGACCTCGGGCCCGGCCGCGGCCAGGCGCCGGAGGTTGTCGAGGATGACGGCGTTCGAGACGCCGGCGTATTCCCGGTGAAGCGCCTCGTCGACGGCCTTGAGGTCGTAGAGGACGAGGTCGGCGCGGCGGACCAGGCGCTCGAACGGGGCGGCCGGCGCGAGGCCGGCCGTGTCCAGGGCCGTGTGATAGCCGTGCTCGCGGCAGGCGTCGAGGATGGCGCCGGCGAACCCGGCCTGGACGAGCGGATCGCCGCCGGACAGCGTGACGCCGCCGCCCGACTGCTCGAAGAAGATGCGGTCCTTCTCGACCTCGGCCATGACCTCCCCGACGCTCATCCCGCGGCCGACGATCTGCATGGCGTCATAGAGACAGGCCTCGGCGCAGCGGCCGCAAGCGTCGCACCTCGAGCGGTCGATGACGACCGCCCCCGCGGCGTCCTTGGAGACCGCGCCGGCCGGGCAGGCCCGCAGGCACGAGTAGCAGCGGACGCAGCGGGCCGGCCAGTGCATGAGCTCGGGGCCGGGATCGATGCTTTCGGGATTGTGGCACCAGAGGCAATGCAGGCCGCAGCCCTTTAGGAAGACGGTCGTGCGGATCCCCGGTCCGTCATGGATCGAGTAGCGCCTGATGTCGAAAACGCGGCCCTTCATGTCCGTGTCGTTTTGCGCCATGATCTTCGCCGATTCCCCATAACGTACTGACCGAGAATTACTTAATTGCTATTCTCATTTGTAATATATCAGATATCAGCAAGCATGTCAAGCTGTTTTTGGCCCCCCGCCCCGGGCCCCGGGCTCGAAGGCCGAGCCGCTCCCCGAGCCTGGGCAGGCCCGGGAGATCCGTGTTGTGGCGCCGGATTCGAGCGAGCGGTCGGCCGCCGCCGAGACCAAGCTCCGGGAACCCCGGCGCCTCGCCCTCCCGGGCGGCAGCGGCTGACGGATACGGAACTTTTCCGTACACATCGCCGCCGTTTTGATGTAAAAACATCCTCTGAGGAGCGCCATGCAGGAACGTCCCTCCTATGATATGCGCTATGTCCGGACGGTGACCCTGGTCTCGGCCATGGGCGGCCTGCTGTTCGGCTACGATTGGGTGGTCATCGGCGGGGCCAAGCCGTTCTACGAGAAGTTCTTCGGCCTGACCACGCCGGCCCAGATCGGCTGGGCCATGTCGAGCGCCCTCGTCGGCTGCCTCGTCGGCGCCCTCGTCGCGGGCGGCCTGAGCGACCGTTTCGGCCGCAAGAGGCTCCTCATCCTGGCGGGTCTGCTCTTCGCGGTCACCGGGGTCCTGACCGCGCTGGCCCCGACCTTCGCGTTCTTCGTCGCCAACCGCCTGCTCGGCGGCGTGGCCATCGGCCTGGCCTCCAACCTCTCCCCGCTGTACATCGCCGAGATCTCGCCCGCGGAGATGCGCGGGCGGCTTGTGTCCGTCAACCAGCTGACCATCGTCATCGGCATCCTGGCCGCCCAGGTCGCGAATTGGCTCATCGCCAGGCCGGTCCCGGCCGGCGCGACCGCCGCCGAGATCCTGGCCTCGTGGAACGGCCGGACCGGCTGGCGCTGGATGTTCGGGGTCGAGGCCGCGCCGGCCTTCCTCTTCTTCGCCCTCATGTTCATCGTCCCGGAGAGCCCCCGCTGGCTGGTCAAGAACGGCCGGGCCGCCGAGGCCGAAAAGGTCCTGGCCCGGGTCGGCGGTCCGGGCTTCGCCGCCGGAGCTTTGGGCGAGATCCGGTCGACGCTCGCGGCCGGCGAGATCGGCCGGGTCCGCTTCCGCGACCTGCTCGAGCCCGGCCTGGCCCGGGTCCTCCTCATCGGCGTCGTCCTGGCCGTCTACCAGCAGTGGTGCGGCATCAACGTCATCTTCAACTACGCCCAGGAGATCTTCACCGCGGCCGGCTACGGCGTCAGCGACGTACTCTTCAACATCGTCATCACCGGCGCCGTCAACCTGATCTTCACCCTGGTCGCCATCCGCCTGGTCGACCGGCTGGGCCGCAAGCCGCTGATGCTGGCCGGGTCGGCCGGCCTGGCGGTCGTCTTCGGGCTTATCGGCGCGAGCTACGCGGCCCACAGCCGGGGCCTGCACATCCTCCTTTTGGTTCTCTTCGCCCTGGCCCTCTACGCGGTCTCCCTGGCGCCCGTGACCTGGGTGCTGCTCGCCGAGATCTTTCCCAACCGCATCCGCGGCGCGGCCATGTCGGTCTCGACCTTCGCCCTGTGGTCGGCCTGTTTCGTCCTGACCTACACCTTCCCCCACCTCAACAAGGGGCTCGGCCCGGCCGGGACGTTCTGGATCTATGCGGGGATCAGCGTCCTGGGGTATCTTTTCATCCGGTCCCGCGTCCGCGAGACCAAGGGCCGGACGCTCGAGCAGATCGAGCGCGAGCTCGTGGACCGCTAGCAAGGAGACGGCAGGATGGACGAGGAGATCAGGCCGCGGACGGAGGAGCCGGTTCCCGTCCCGACGAACCCGGGGCGGCCGGCCGGGCCGGTCAGGCGCCTTTACCGGGAAGAGAAGGAGGTCTGGCGCCGGCATTACCGGCGGCATTTCAAGTGCGCCGCCCGGGCCCTCGGGCTTGGCTTCGTCGCCGGATTCGTTTTTTTCATGCTCTGGCCGGCCGAGGAAAAGAAGGCGCTCGAATTCGTCGTCCGTTCGTTCAAGGACATCCCGCTCCAGGCTTCGCCGCTCGTCCTCGCCCTGACGCTTTTCTATCACAATACCCGGGCCTCGATCGTCGCCGTCAGCGCCGGGATCGTCCCCTTCCTCTCCCTCCCCATCCTCGACCCGGTCATCAACGGAGGGGTCCTGGGATTGCTCTGTTCGTTCTCCCGGCACCAGGGCCTGAACGTGCCCCGGCTCGTCCTGACCCAGATCCTGCCGCACGGCATCATCGAGCTCGCGGCCGTCCTCTACGCGACGAGCGTCGGGCTCTACCTTTCGGCGGGCATGGGGCGGAAGGCGCGGGCCGCCTGGCGGGCCCGGAAGCGGGCCCGGTCGGAAGGCGAGGCCGCGGAGCCGCGGCCGGCGGATGCGGCGGGCGGAGCCGGCCCGGAGCCGGCGGCGGAAGAGGCGGCCGCGGGGACGGGGGGCGCCGGCCTTTTCCGCGACGTCGTCCGTTCGTTCGTCCTGGTCGTCATCCCGCTGCTCTTCGTCGCGGCCTTCATCGAAGGCTTCATCACGCCCCTTCTCAGATGACTGAGAGCGGCTCGACAGCGTCCGGGCTTTCGGCTATGCTCTCGAAGGGGAGGCTCCCATGCGATTCACCTTCGCCCACAACAACCTCAACGTCCTCGATCTCGGCGAAAGCCTGGCCTTCTACAAGGAGGCCCTCGGCCTCCAGGAGGTCCGCCGCCACGAGGCCGGGGACGGGAGTTTCGTCCTCGTCTATCTCGGCGACGGGCGCAGCGCCCACCGGCTCGAGCTGACCTGGCTCCGCGACCGGAAGCAGCCGTACGATCTGGGCGACAACGAGATCCACCTGGCCTTCACGGTCGACGACTATCCGGCCGCGCTGGCCAGGCACAAGGAGATGGGCGCCGTCTGCTTCGAGAACCCGGGGATTGGCATCTACTTCATCGAGGACCCGGACGGCTACTGGCTCGAGATCCTGCCGGAGACGCGCTGAGCCGCGCCTCCGAAGCTATTTCCGGACCGGGACTCCCACCGAGAGCTTGTGGACCGTGACGGTCCGGTACGTCTGCCCCGGCTCGAGGATGGTCGAGGGGAAGTTCGGGTGGTTCGGCGAGTCGGGGAAATGCTGGGTCTCGAGGCAGAAGGCGTAGTGCTTGCCGTAGGCGTGGCCGCCCTTGCCGATCACCGAGCCGTCCAGGAAATTGCCGGTGTAGAGCTGGATCCCCGGCTGGTCGGTCCAGATCTCCAGGATCCGGCCGCTCTCGGGCTCCTCGACGTGGGCCGCCAGGGCCAGCGTCCCGCCGCCGCTCCGGAGCACGAAGTTGTGGTCGTAGCCGCCGCCCTCGACCCGGGCGATCCGCTCGCCGATGGCGTGCGGGGCCGTGAAATCGAACGGCGTCCCGGCTACCGGGACGATCTCGCCCGTCGGGATGAGGGTCTTAGGCGAATCCACGGCCGTGATCTTGTCGGCCTCGAGCTGGAGCACGTGGCCCAGGATGTCGCCGCGGCCCTCGCCCTTGAGGTTCCAGTAGGCATGGTTGGTCAGGTTGACCGGCGTTTTCCTGTCGGTCGTCGCCTCGTAGCGGATCTCGAGCTCGTCCGCATCCGTCAGCGTGTAGATGACCGTGACCGCGAGATCGCCGGGGAAACCTTCCTCCCCGTCCTTGCTCAGATAGGAGAGCTTGACGCCCGTGCCGCGCTCGCCCTTGACCGCCTCGCCCTTCCAGACGACCTTGTCGAAGCCCCTGATCCCGCCATGGAGGGTGTTGCCGCTGTCGTTGGCGGGTAGCCGGTACTCGACTCCGTCCAGCGTGAACCGGGCCCCGGCGATGCGGTTGCCGTAGCGGCCGATGATCGCCCCGAAATACGGGTGGGCGCCGAGATACCCCTGCAGGTTGTCGAACCCCAGGTTGACGTCGGCCAGGACGCCGTTCCGGTCGGGGATCTCGAGCGAGACGAGGATGGCCCCGTAGGTCATGATCCGGGCCCGGAGCCCGTGCGCGTTCGTCAGGGTGAAGATCTCGACCGGCGTGCCGTCGGCCAGCTTCCCGAAATGTTCTCGTTTGGTCTTCATGGTCGCATCTCCTTGTCCAACGGGATCCGCCGCCGGAGCCGCCCCGCCGGCCGGAGCCGTGGGCTCCTGCTTGCAGGCCGGACCGGACAGGGCCAGGACGAGGGCCAGGGCCGCGGGGATGGCCCGTCTCATCGACGCTCTCATGTTCGCCTCCGAAGCGGAGATATTCCCCTCCATATGTATCCCAAACGGGGCCCGCGTTTCAACTGCCGCCCCGCGGAGAAAGGCGGGCACGGTTCGCCTCCCCCGCGGACCGCGGCCGCCGAACGTTGACCCCCTGTCCGCCGTATGGTATCTATTGGTGACTAGCATGGTCGGCACGGTCCTCAAGCATTACCGGATCGAAACCCAGCTCGGCAAGGGCGGCATGGGCGTCGTCTACCGGGCCCGGGACCTCCGGCTGGACCGGCCGGTCGCCCTGAAGATGATCCCGCCGGGCCTGGTCGAGAGCCCGGAGCGGCGGAGCCGCCTGCTCCTCGAAGCCCGCTCGGCCGCCGCCGTTTCCCACCCGGCCATCGCCCAGGTCTACGACATCGACGAGGTCGACGGCAACCTCTTCATCGCCATGGAGTACGTCGACGGCCGGACGGTCAGCCGGCTCATCGCCGACGGCGAGCTCGACCTCATGGGCGCCGTCGAGATCGCCCTCCAGGTCGCCGAGGGCCTGGCCAAGGCCCACGACGCCGGCATCCTCCACCGCGACATCAAGTCCGACAACATCATGGTCACCAGGGACGGCCACGCCAAGCTCCTCGACTTCGGCTTGGCCAAGCTCGTCGAGCCCGAGCCCGGCGAGCCCGTCTCGCCCGCCGAGCTGTCCCGGACGCTGACCCGGGGCCGGGTCCAGACCATCCCCGGCGCGGTCATGGGCACGCTCAGCTACATGAGCCCCGAGCAGGCCCGCGGCAAGGAGCTCGACAAGCGCAGCGACCTCTTCTCCCTGGGCATCGTCCTGTACGAGATGGTCACGTCGGAGCTGCCGTTCAAGGGCGAGACGCCACTCGACACGATGCACGCCATCGCCTACGAGGAGGCCCGGCCGGTGACCCTGGTCCGGCGCAACCTGACCCCCGAGCTCCACCGCATCATCTTCCGCTGCCTGCGCAAGAACCCGGAAGACCGCTACCCGGACGCCCACGCCCTGGCCGCCGACCTGCGCCGCCTGAAGCACGACCTCGAGACCGGAACGGCCGCCCGGCTGCCGGCTGGCGACCGCCTGCGCAATTGGGCCGAGCGGTGGAAGGCCTCCTTCCCCGGCGGCACAACTGGGATGATCGTGGTGCTGGCCGGCCTCGCCCTGGCCGCCCTCCTGGTCGCCTTCCACTTCGACCTGGGCGGCCTGATCGGCCCGGCCGTCCTCCTCCTTTTCCTGTACCGCTACGTGCGCAACCGGAAGAAGAGGCAGATCGCGGCCTTCACCCGAAAAGTGTCGAAGTTCCCGGAGGTCCGCCTGGTCGCCGCCCGCGGCGATCGGGTGACCGTGGTCGTGGACAAGGCCCCGGCCAAGGTTTACATCCGCATCACCGCCCTGGTCGACGATCTCAACCGCAGCCTGTTCATCGGGAAGGACATCCAGGCCGAGATCCGGACGGACATCACGAACGGCGAGGCGACCTCCATGCTGACCCAGGTGGGCGTGCTCTACGCCCGCGAGGAGGCGGCCGGCGGCGCCGGGAAGCCGCTGTCGAAGGCCTAGCGCGGGGCCTTCTTCTTCAGCGCCTCCATCCTCTTCTTGATCTCCGGCTGGTCCGGGCTGAGCTGGAGCGATTTCTCGTAGGCGGCCAGGGCCTCCTGGGACTTGCCCAGCCCTTCGTAGCACTCCCCGATCGAGTTGATGAGCGCGGCGTTGACGCCGAAGTGGCCGATGGCCCGGTCGAGCAGCGCGATGGCCGGCTCGAGATCCTTCAGGCGCTTATGGGCCTCGGCGGCCAGGACGAGCGTCTCGTACTTCGGCGACTTCTGGGGGTCGACGAACGCGGCCAGGGTCCGCGCCGCCTCGGCGGCATCCCCGAGGGCGAGGCAGGCCCGGGCCAGGCTGCCGGCGGTCTCCTCCGATCCCGGATCGCGGTCCAGGGCCCGCGCCAGGAAGGCGCGCGCCTCCGGGAAGCGCCCGAGGTTGAAGAGCTGGGAGCCCATCATGACCTGGTAGGCCGGGTCGCTCGTGTCCGGCAGCACCCGCGACGAGAACCAGGGCCGGGGGATGCTCTCGGCGAAGCTCAGATCGAACTCCTCCGACGCCGAGACGAGCTCGGTCCCCCCGTTGAGGAAGGAGACCCGGACCGTGTAGTGCGCGGGCGGGAAGTCGGTCAGGGCCACCTGCTCGAGGATGTTGTTCGGATCGGGGTAGTCCGCGTTCTTGTGGCGGATGTCCCGGAACGGCTGGCCGTCCTTGAGGAACTCGATGCGGACCTCCCCGCTGGCCCGGAGGGCCTCGGAGGCGTTGTTGACCTGGAAAGCCACGGCCAGCGTATCCTGCTTGGCGAAGACCCGATTGGGCTGGACGTAGATCTGGTACTGGCCGAGGCGGAAGGCCTTCATCTTGCGGGCCGCGGCCGGATCGAGCTTGAGCGCCCGGTAGCCGAGGACCGGCTGGGTCAGGGCGACCGACGGGCCGGCCGCGGGGATGCGCAGGGCCTGTTCGATCGAGGTGAATTCCTTGGAGGATTCGTTCTTGATGAGAACGGAGACGTTGTAGTCGCCGGCCACGAGCGGGAACAGGTCCTGGAAATCGAAGGGCATGCGGCTCGCCGACTTCATCTCCTCCGCGGTCAGCTTGAGTGCGACGGTCTTGTCGAACTGGTGGACGAGCCGGCCGTCGCCGGTCGTGATCCGGCCGTTGACCTTCAGGGTCGTGGAGAACGTCTCGTCGTACTGGTTGACCGAGAGCCGCCGCGGCTCGACGGTGTAATGGACGAAATAGAAGCCGGCGGGATCGAGGAAGACCTTGATCAGGCTGTCGCTGTCGAGGTAGTTGGCGGTGTATTCGACCTCGACCAGGTCCTTGTATTCCAGGAACTTGCGGGCGTATTTCGCCTCGACGGTGCGGACCGGGGTGGTCTCGATGCGCTGCAGCAGCAGGTCGGAGGACATCGACGGCCGGCCGTAGACGCTGTCGTTCTCGCCGGGCACGAGGTTCATCGAGACCGTGGCCAGTTCCGGCTCGATCTCCTTGAGCCTCTCGTAGGCCGTCTCGTAGTCCGGCCCGCCGGTCCAGCCGGCGATCAGGGCCTGGGGCCCGGCGGCGATCGGGCTGTACAGCCGGTATTCCCCGTGCCCGTTCTCCCGGTAGAAGACGACATTGAAGCCGGCCGGCAGCCCTAGGTTCGTCAGCCCCTGGTAGAACCAGACCTCGGTGTCGTAGGTCTGGGACTTGCCCTCGAACCGCTGGATGTCGCGGGGCTCGCCAAGGATGATGTAGATGCGGCCGCGATCCGTCTTCCGGCCCGGCCGGGGCGCGTCGCGCCCGTAATAGCGGTCGGCGTAGGCCAGACGGCGGTAATGTTCGGTCTTGGCCTCGTTCTCCGGGGTGTCAGGGTTGGAATCGCGCTGTTTCCAGAAGGCCTCGATGAAGAGGTCCCGCTCCCGGTCCGACTGGAGCTTCAGGAAGACCTCCCGCTCCATCGGCGCGACGATGTCGACGACCTCGTCGTCGAGCCACTTTTTATAGTTCTCGGGCAGCTTCGGCTTGGCCGCCTTCTGGCCGGCGGCCGCCGGGGCGGCCAGGACCAGGGTCACGGACAGGACGACGGCCGCGCACAGGGACGCGGCGAGCTTCGTTCGCATGGCCCGCATCAGGCCCTCCTTCAGGGATCTCCCGCTGTCAAGTCCCACCGGGTCCGCAGCCGGGTCAGCTCGGCGCCCGTCCCGGCGTTGAGGATCTGGTGGAGGAACACCGGCGCCGGGCCTTCGCCGGGCAGGCGCTGGACGACGCTCATGACCGGGTCCCCGTAAAAGGCCTCGGCCCGGTAAGAGACCTCGATCTCGACCGCCCGGCCGGTCCTCAGGAACTCCGGGGGGACCGCTTCGAGGGCCCACTGGACATAAACCGCGTTATTGACATGACGGTTCCAATCGATATGCCCCGATTCGACGCGGAACAGCGCCTCGGCCTCGCGGGCCGAGGGCAGGGGCAGCGAGTCGAAGGGGTCATTCAGGGCCCGCTTGCCCAAGGCGTAGGGGATGGCGATGGCCTGGTCGATCCTGACGGGCCGTTTCCGGGCCAGATCGACGATCATCCAGGAGCTCGTCGCCGAAAGGACGGGCCGGCCGTCCCCTTCGGCGACCTCGAAGTCGCGGATGGCGAAGTTGCCTTGCTTGTCCGAGGGCCAGGTCGTGACCTCGAGCCGCGCCCCCGCGGCCGGGGTGCGGTGGATGAGCACGTGATAGCGGGACATCACCCAGGTCATATTGCGCTTGAACAGGTCGAGGACGCCCACCCCCAGAGAGGCGGCGTGTTCCCCGGCGCAGTCCTGCAGGAAATTGAACAGGGCCGGGACCTTGACGAGGCCCCGGAAGTCCGTCTCGTACTGGTGGACGGCGTATTCCTTCCGATAGATCATGTCCATGGCCGAATCGATTATAATCTATTTTGGGGCCGGGCGCCCCTTCCGGATGACCGTCAGGACGTGATCCGCTGCTCGACCTGCCGCGGAGA
Protein-coding regions in this window:
- a CDS encoding acyl-ACP thioesterase domain-containing protein; its protein translation is MDMIYRKEYAVHQYETDFRGLVKVPALFNFLQDCAGEHAASLGVGVLDLFKRNMTWVMSRYHVLIHRTPAAGARLEVTTWPSDKQGNFAIRDFEVAEGDGRPVLSATSSWMIVDLARKRPVRIDQAIAIPYALGKRALNDPFDSLPLPSAREAEALFRVESGHIDWNRHVNNAVYVQWALEAVPPEFLRTGRAVEIEVSYRAEAFYGDPVMSVVQRLPGEGPAPVFLHQILNAGTGAELTRLRTRWDLTAGDP